The Methanooceanicella nereidis genome window below encodes:
- a CDS encoding FAD-dependent oxidoreductase — protein MKNVIVIGGGITGAGIARDLTLRGMSVTLIEKHSPAASATGRCHGLLHSGARYAVKDAGSARECAEENLVLKDIASECIEDTGGLFLAITEDDAAYGDVLIPSCKISGIPVEEISPSDSPNSAAIRCIRTNDARIDPFLLTLANMYDAYKNGAEIIIGKSVINIDESSVILDDGSRITGEIVVNATGHECERLLRSSGRKTLPVQPNKGTLLVTERRVSDIILNRMRPPTNGDIIVPCHTTSLIGTTSSNSISTVPTRDEFKELIREASMLLPSVKYARVIRAFSGIRPLLGSGDGRSLSRDYQILEDGGSITVAGGKLTTYRLVAEKVSDLAMRLLGASGKCSTKTPLPDVFKKDPPTKIICNCESAVDRLIPMDFLNGVDISKYNRVGFGACQGMRCLHNSPAGISFLQERWKGVKPVISEGQFQQAYLSWASYMSRLGRI, from the coding sequence ATGAAAAATGTTATCGTGATCGGCGGAGGCATAACCGGCGCCGGAATAGCCAGGGACCTTACCTTAAGAGGCATGAGCGTTACTCTCATAGAAAAGCATTCACCTGCGGCGTCCGCCACAGGAAGATGCCACGGCCTGCTTCATTCCGGGGCAAGATATGCCGTAAAGGACGCCGGCTCTGCCAGAGAATGCGCTGAGGAGAACCTTGTCCTGAAAGACATCGCTTCGGAATGTATCGAAGATACCGGAGGCCTTTTTTTAGCGATAACAGAAGATGATGCCGCATACGGGGATGTTCTTATCCCATCGTGTAAAATATCGGGAATACCTGTAGAGGAGATATCCCCGTCAGATTCCCCTAACTCTGCCGCCATACGATGTATCCGGACCAATGACGCTAGAATTGATCCGTTCCTTCTGACACTAGCGAACATGTACGACGCATACAAGAACGGGGCTGAGATCATCATCGGTAAGAGCGTCATCAATATCGATGAAAGCTCAGTGATCCTGGACGACGGGAGCAGGATAACCGGCGAGATCGTAGTTAATGCTACCGGCCATGAATGTGAGAGGCTGCTGAGGTCTTCAGGTCGTAAAACGTTACCTGTACAGCCAAATAAGGGAACCTTACTCGTTACCGAGAGAAGAGTCAGCGATATTATCCTGAACCGGATGAGGCCGCCGACTAACGGCGATATTATTGTCCCATGCCATACGACGTCCTTGATAGGCACAACATCTTCAAACTCGATAAGCACAGTACCGACGAGGGACGAGTTTAAGGAATTGATACGAGAAGCTTCGATGCTTCTGCCTTCAGTGAAGTATGCCCGAGTCATCAGAGCTTTTTCGGGTATCAGGCCTCTGCTCGGCAGCGGTGACGGCAGGAGCCTTTCGAGAGACTATCAAATACTGGAGGACGGCGGGTCGATCACGGTCGCCGGCGGAAAATTGACCACTTACAGGCTTGTCGCGGAGAAGGTCTCGGACCTGGCGATGCGGCTTCTCGGAGCCAGCGGAAAATGCAGCACAAAAACGCCGTTGCCTGACGTTTTTAAGAAGGATCCACCGACAAAGATCATTTGTAACTGCGAGAGCGCTGTCGATCGACTCATACCTATGGACTTTTTAAACGGCGTAGATATCTCTAAATATAATCGCGTCGGGTTCGGAGCATGTCAGGGTATGAGGTGTTTACATAACTCCCCGGCAGGCATTAGTTTCCTGCAGGAAAGGTGGAAAGGGGTCAAGCCTGTGATCAGTGAAGGCCAGTTCCAGCAGGCATACTTATCCTGGGCCTCATATATGTCCAGGCTGGGACGCATCTAA
- a CDS encoding DEAD/DEAH box helicase family protein → MIHLTFDKGTILIKGSIKVPNSFWDKRVEAYRAQALYYRDIKTYLDASGFSYKDDVLDPVPCPELRMNTVLRDYQDNAIAAWLRAEKWGALVLPTGSGKTLIALKAVSISNPAIIIVPTLDLLDQWKAKIEDEFGIEAGTYCGDEHKLGPVTVATYDTAYIRASELGNRFRLIVFDEAHHLPSPGYSSIAEMFACPARMGLTATYERPDGLHKELSRLIGGKIFEISVESMEGVHLANFDLKRIHVKLLPDEEEQYRTNYDAYRKYLSDNNIILRTPRDFERLVMRSGRDRAARDAILARHRARLTALNSSSKLKTLSEILSKHSGPDDRVLIFTEHNDLVYRISREFLIPFITYTTRKDERTANLSKFRTGEYRVLVTSKVLDEGVDVPDANVGVILSGSGSKREFIQRLGRILRKKGDKKAVLYEIISKSTMEEGSSRRRNEAVDK, encoded by the coding sequence ATGATCCATCTTACCTTCGATAAGGGCACAATTCTCATAAAGGGGAGTATCAAGGTCCCTAACTCATTCTGGGACAAAAGGGTGGAAGCGTACCGTGCCCAGGCCCTGTACTACAGGGATATTAAAACATACCTGGACGCATCCGGTTTTTCATATAAGGACGATGTCCTCGACCCGGTGCCCTGCCCGGAGCTCAGGATGAATACGGTCCTTCGCGATTATCAGGATAATGCTATCGCAGCATGGCTGAGGGCTGAAAAATGGGGTGCCCTGGTATTACCGACAGGCTCCGGAAAGACCCTTATTGCATTAAAAGCGGTCTCCATATCAAATCCTGCTATAATCATAGTGCCGACGCTGGATCTACTAGACCAGTGGAAGGCGAAGATCGAGGATGAGTTCGGCATCGAGGCAGGAACTTATTGCGGCGATGAGCATAAGCTGGGCCCTGTAACGGTCGCGACTTATGATACGGCATATATCCGGGCATCAGAGCTCGGGAACAGGTTCAGGCTTATCGTTTTTGACGAAGCGCATCATTTACCTTCGCCGGGATATTCCAGTATAGCCGAGATGTTCGCATGTCCCGCGCGGATGGGGCTGACGGCCACCTATGAAAGGCCTGATGGTCTTCACAAAGAGCTTTCCAGGCTGATAGGCGGTAAGATTTTCGAGATTAGCGTGGAGAGCATGGAGGGCGTCCACCTCGCGAACTTTGACCTGAAGCGTATCCATGTAAAATTACTCCCCGATGAAGAGGAACAATACCGCACGAACTATGACGCTTACAGGAAATACCTGAGCGATAATAATATCATACTCAGGACTCCCCGGGATTTTGAGAGACTTGTCATGAGAAGCGGAAGGGACAGGGCCGCTAGAGATGCCATCCTGGCCAGGCACAGGGCAAGGCTTACTGCTTTAAATTCCTCGTCCAAACTTAAGACCCTGTCGGAAATACTCAGTAAGCATTCGGGCCCGGATGACAGGGTGCTGATATTCACGGAACATAATGACCTGGTCTATCGCATTTCTCGGGAGTTCCTTATACCTTTCATCACCTATACCACACGAAAGGATGAAAGGACAGCTAACCTGTCAAAGTTCCGGACCGGGGAATATCGGGTTCTCGTAACGTCAAAAGTGCTTGACGAGGGCGTCGACGTTCCTGACGCTAATGTAGGCGTCATCCTGAGCGGAAGCGGCAGTAAGAGGGAGTTCATACAGAGGCTAGGACGTATACTGCGGAAAAAGGGCGATAAAAAAGCCGTCCTGTATGAGATAATATCGAAAAGCACGATGGAAGAAGGCTCTTCAAGAAGAAGAAACGAGGCGGTGGATAAATAA
- a CDS encoding NAD(+)/NADH kinase, with product MKANSVGIITRLDVKDPKNIISSFVKHLSFKVKIFVDPVTAAMTGIKDVTEVDEMYADLILIFGGDGTILRTLQLLPKPTPILGINMGEVGFLTVVDPESAFYMIDDIIENFEIVERSRLAVKLNEFELPSAMNEAVIITSRPAKISRFRIYIDDKLMEDIRADGVVIATPTGSTAYAMSAGGPIVDPRVNAFIIVPLAPYKLSARPWVVPASSEIRLELLREEKESMVVIDGQYTANITKNDVLTFTKCESPAIFVKFGDKFYDLVREKLT from the coding sequence ATGAAAGCGAATTCGGTCGGCATTATCACAAGGCTTGATGTTAAGGACCCGAAGAACATCATTTCGTCCTTCGTCAAGCACTTATCATTTAAGGTAAAGATATTTGTCGATCCGGTGACTGCCGCAATGACAGGCATAAAGGATGTCACCGAGGTCGATGAAATGTATGCTGACCTTATCCTTATTTTCGGCGGCGATGGCACGATATTGAGAACTTTACAGCTACTCCCGAAGCCGACACCGATACTCGGGATAAATATGGGCGAGGTAGGGTTCTTAACAGTGGTTGACCCGGAAAGCGCTTTTTACATGATCGATGACATTATCGAGAACTTTGAGATCGTGGAAAGGTCAAGACTTGCCGTAAAGCTGAACGAGTTCGAGCTTCCGAGCGCGATGAACGAGGCGGTCATCATAACCTCCAGGCCGGCAAAGATATCGAGGTTCAGGATATATATTGATGATAAGCTTATGGAAGATATTCGCGCCGATGGTGTTGTCATAGCTACGCCGACGGGCTCTACTGCCTATGCCATGAGCGCGGGAGGGCCGATAGTCGATCCCCGTGTCAACGCTTTCATAATCGTGCCGCTCGCGCCGTACAAGCTCTCGGCAAGGCCGTGGGTAGTGCCCGCATCCAGCGAGATAAGGCTGGAGCTGTTAAGGGAAGAAAAGGAGTCTATGGTGGTCATCGACGGGCAGTACACCGCAAATATCACGAAAAACGACGTACTGACTTTTACGAAATGTGAGTCGCCAGCCATTTTCGTAAAGTTTGGCGACAAATTCTATGACCTGGTCAGGGAGAAACTAACATAG
- the hxlB gene encoding 6-phospho-3-hexuloisomerase, whose amino-acid sequence MHATINVLADHLRNMSESIDDETMDEFANLLNSANRIFVMGAGRSGLVAKSFAMRLMHIGYQVYVVGEIITPAVSAGDVVIAISGSGNTRTISEFGEICKKLNVKVITVTSNRESVLGRMSDLVVLVDSNSRRTNETEYMERQLSGDHKSLTPLGTVFELTTAVFLDSFIAKLMIVKGVDESHLKMRHTVLE is encoded by the coding sequence ATGCATGCGACTATTAATGTACTGGCCGATCATCTCAGGAATATGTCCGAGTCCATCGATGATGAGACCATGGATGAATTTGCGAACCTTTTAAACTCCGCCAATCGTATTTTTGTAATGGGGGCCGGGAGAAGCGGCCTTGTAGCAAAGTCCTTTGCCATGAGATTGATGCATATCGGGTACCAGGTATATGTCGTAGGCGAGATCATAACCCCTGCTGTATCGGCAGGCGATGTCGTGATCGCGATATCCGGCTCAGGTAACACCCGTACAATATCCGAGTTCGGAGAGATATGTAAGAAGCTAAATGTAAAGGTCATAACGGTAACGTCTAACAGGGAGTCCGTGCTCGGAAGGATGTCAGACCTTGTCGTATTGGTCGACTCAAACTCCAGGCGCACTAATGAGACGGAGTATATGGAAAGGCAGCTAAGCGGCGACCATAAATCCCTCACTCCGCTGGGGACCGTTTTCGAGCTCACGACAGCAGTATTCTTAGACAGTTTCATAGCAAAGCTGATGATCGTCAAGGGCGTTGACGAATCTCATCTAAAGATGAGACACACTGTTCTTGAATGA
- a CDS encoding DUF790 family protein, whose amino-acid sequence MLPSELLKTKVWRGEISPIFIEPSEEYLELAGDMIGIFKDSTGKKLGELKDILEEMEDQGFDYRLVRGLVALLERRCELVVESSLDPVEIRQTVFRVAARQFPVISDAQRSSAIKEAAGILEMTEKEVEASMYADLENELLLKQFTPLTPAELVYRYNLSIAQTLLFKAVDLRFTASGNHQDILRNVKRLGLMYDARYLDGRVEISLDGPVSALKMTERYGTSLARLLPFIVMAPGWEMEASIVRKDYSGEPRIYHFRMSEKGCRHLFGDLMYQEDISFDSEPEERFYESFVNAGTGWSIIREPEPLITGKRLYIPDFLLEKDGIKVYIEIAGFWTADYLRKKSEKLHEIKDKNLIVLVNSKMACDALKDIIGDVIFFDKKIPLKQILDRLKEFDDVLIRKGLEKIAGMELTLTGDVISVAVIAEREHIPSDSIRIYAESPGINGYVIAGDELVSKVLIKGLETSLKNTMPYHEAVKTINSKGISAADPVLKLLGYTVKWSGLDPESAVINKK is encoded by the coding sequence ATGCTGCCGTCGGAACTTTTAAAGACAAAGGTATGGAGAGGCGAAATATCCCCTATCTTCATCGAGCCCTCGGAAGAGTACCTTGAGCTTGCCGGTGATATGATCGGCATCTTCAAAGACAGCACGGGAAAGAAGCTGGGCGAATTGAAGGATATTCTTGAGGAAATGGAGGACCAGGGATTCGACTACCGGCTTGTACGAGGCCTTGTCGCGCTGCTGGAAAGAAGATGCGAGCTTGTCGTGGAAAGCTCTCTGGACCCCGTAGAGATACGCCAGACCGTCTTCAGAGTAGCAGCCAGGCAATTCCCTGTGATATCAGATGCACAGAGGTCATCGGCCATAAAAGAAGCTGCAGGAATACTGGAAATGACTGAAAAGGAAGTCGAAGCGTCCATGTATGCCGATCTCGAGAACGAGCTTCTTCTGAAACAGTTCACGCCTTTGACTCCTGCAGAGTTGGTATACAGGTATAATCTTTCCATAGCTCAGACATTATTGTTTAAAGCCGTAGATCTCAGATTCACAGCATCAGGGAACCATCAAGACATATTACGCAACGTTAAAAGACTTGGCCTGATGTATGATGCGAGATATCTGGACGGCCGTGTTGAAATATCCCTAGACGGCCCTGTATCCGCCCTGAAAATGACGGAACGATATGGGACCTCTTTAGCAAGGCTGCTGCCGTTTATTGTGATGGCTCCGGGATGGGAGATGGAAGCTTCCATCGTTAGAAAGGACTATTCCGGAGAGCCCCGCATATATCATTTCCGCATGTCAGAAAAAGGCTGCCGACACCTTTTCGGTGACCTGATGTATCAGGAGGATATTAGTTTTGACAGTGAGCCAGAAGAGCGGTTTTATGAATCGTTCGTCAACGCCGGCACCGGCTGGAGCATAATAAGAGAACCCGAGCCTTTGATAACGGGAAAACGTCTTTACATACCCGACTTTTTACTTGAGAAGGACGGAATCAAAGTATACATAGAGATAGCCGGCTTTTGGACAGCGGATTATCTCAGGAAAAAATCCGAAAAACTCCATGAGATAAAGGATAAGAACCTGATAGTCCTAGTAAATTCAAAGATGGCATGCGATGCTCTAAAAGATATCATCGGGGACGTCATATTCTTTGATAAAAAGATACCGTTAAAACAAATTTTGGACCGGCTAAAAGAGTTTGATGATGTGCTGATAAGAAAGGGGCTGGAAAAAATTGCGGGCATGGAATTAACTCTTACAGGTGATGTCATCTCTGTCGCAGTTATTGCAGAAAGGGAACATATCCCCTCGGACTCGATCAGGATATATGCGGAGAGCCCCGGGATTAACGGATATGTGATCGCCGGCGATGAGCTCGTCAGTAAAGTGTTGATTAAAGGACTGGAAACGTCCCTTAAAAACACAATGCCGTATCATGAAGCTGTAAAGACCATCAACTCAAAAGGCATATCTGCTGCCGATCCTGTATTAAAGCTGCTTGGTTATACTGTAAAGTGGAGCGGCCTTGATCCTGAAAGCGCAGTGATAAATAAAAAGTGA
- the ablA gene encoding lysine 2,3-aminomutase produces MEIFSNTQKMIAKKIDADTVISNWKDWKWQVRHTIRDIPTFEELLGIKFDDEERAELEKTISIFPLSITPYYLSLIDAADYKNDPVYKQSFPSPSELLVEQCDMEDPLAEDKDSPAPCITHRYPDRVLFLVSNVCSMYCRHCTRKRRVGNIDSIPDKSEVRKAIEYIKDHTEIRDVLLSGGDPFMLPDDHLDWILTELDNIPHVEIVRIGTRMPVVLPYRVTDELVDMLKKHQPLWINTHFNHPKELTNSSREALRKLADAGIPLGNQTVLLAGVNDCPVIMKQLCRKLVKNRVRPYYMYQCDLSEGLAHFRTSVAKGIEIIENLIGHTSGFAVPTYVIDAPGGGGKIPVMPNYLISWSANKVVLRNYEGVITTYTEPESYKPPYCDGHCSGCNMHMSIEGGDESKSVGIAKLMCDHDPVISLVPENTARMERRADE; encoded by the coding sequence ATGGAAATTTTTTCAAACACACAGAAAATGATAGCAAAGAAAATCGATGCCGACACGGTCATTTCTAACTGGAAAGACTGGAAGTGGCAGGTAAGGCATACGATACGCGACATCCCCACGTTCGAGGAATTACTCGGAATAAAATTTGACGATGAGGAAAGGGCGGAGCTGGAAAAGACCATTAGTATATTCCCGCTCAGCATAACCCCCTATTATCTTTCGCTGATCGATGCAGCCGATTACAAAAACGATCCCGTGTACAAACAGAGCTTTCCCTCACCTTCGGAACTTCTGGTCGAACAATGCGATATGGAAGACCCACTGGCTGAAGACAAAGACAGCCCGGCTCCATGCATCACCCACCGGTACCCGGATCGTGTGCTGTTCCTCGTCAGCAATGTCTGCTCAATGTATTGCAGGCACTGCACGAGAAAGAGAAGGGTGGGGAACATCGACTCGATACCAGATAAGTCTGAGGTCAGGAAGGCCATCGAATACATTAAAGACCATACGGAGATACGAGATGTTCTTCTCTCGGGAGGGGACCCGTTCATGCTCCCCGATGATCATCTTGACTGGATACTGACCGAGCTGGATAACATACCCCATGTTGAGATAGTGAGAATAGGCACAAGGATGCCCGTCGTATTGCCTTATCGGGTGACGGACGAGCTCGTTGATATGCTAAAAAAGCACCAGCCATTATGGATTAACACTCACTTTAACCACCCCAAGGAACTTACGAACTCTTCACGCGAGGCGCTGAGGAAGCTTGCCGATGCAGGTATCCCTCTCGGGAACCAGACAGTGCTGCTGGCAGGTGTAAACGACTGTCCGGTGATCATGAAACAGCTTTGCAGGAAGCTCGTCAAGAACCGGGTCAGGCCATATTACATGTACCAGTGCGACCTATCGGAAGGGCTGGCACATTTCCGCACGTCCGTGGCCAAAGGGATAGAGATCATAGAGAACCTTATCGGTCATACAAGCGGCTTCGCTGTCCCGACATACGTTATAGATGCGCCGGGAGGGGGCGGAAAGATACCTGTGATGCCCAACTACCTGATATCCTGGTCTGCCAACAAGGTCGTGCTCAGGAACTACGAAGGTGTCATAACCACCTATACGGAGCCTGAATCATACAAGCCCCCATATTGCGACGGCCACTGCTCTGGCTGCAACATGCACATGAGCATTGAAGGCGGGGATGAATCAAAGTCCGTAGGCATAGCGAAGCTGATGTGCGATCATGATCCGGTCATCTCTCTTGTCCCGGAAAACACGGCACGCATGGAGAGAAGGGCAGATGAGTGA
- the metG gene encoding methionine--tRNA ligase has protein sequence MSNFPCKQPVLVTCGLPYANGSCHIGHLRTYIPADMFVRTLRKMGQDTVFVCGSDTHGTPIVVNAEEQKITPAELVKKYHVHFDEIFKKMGINFNRYGSTDDITNHERTRSIVLDLEENGYVYPKNISIAYCPKCARGLPDRYVEGICPYCGQTARGDECDIGCQRHLEPGEIKDPKCRVCGSNAEMRTQEHFFFKLSEFGQFLTEYLDTLHATPNAVNYAKEWAKDLKDWCITRNLEWGVKYPGHDELVVYVWVDAPIGYIAFTEEYMRSAGRNWEEIWKGDSRIIHFIGGDIIYHHCIFWPAMLKGANYTLPWGVVASGMIKVNDKKFSKSRGYIVWVQDDYLAHGFHPDLLRYYILSYTSHTKDINFSWKEFQMKVNKELVGSFGNFVNRVLTFIESKNVDIKGEIEPGVMDAIKIAADVTKSELDNYEFKKICDSIITLADFGNTYFQSHEPWKLIKEDPAACEAVLYNCMQIVKALAILAEPTIPEKAEEIWTMIGYEKGSLVNATIDDALVPYDAGLKRGKPAILFSKLEDKKIAEMEKILEDRVRAADAKGAGKKAEEEQKPEIITIDDFAKMDLRVGKILASERVKGSKKLLKNMVDLGEPQPRQILSGIAEQYTPEEMVGKTVIVIANLKPAKIMGIESNGMILAADSHGATLLVPEKSSEPGAKVR, from the coding sequence ATGTCAAACTTCCCTTGCAAACAACCAGTATTGGTGACCTGCGGGCTGCCGTACGCCAACGGCTCCTGTCACATCGGCCACCTCAGGACGTATATACCGGCTGACATGTTCGTGAGGACCTTAAGGAAGATGGGCCAGGATACGGTTTTCGTTTGCGGTTCTGACACTCATGGCACCCCTATCGTGGTCAATGCGGAGGAACAGAAGATCACGCCGGCTGAACTGGTTAAAAAATATCACGTTCATTTCGATGAGATATTTAAAAAGATGGGTATAAATTTCAACAGGTATGGCAGCACCGACGATATTACCAACCATGAAAGGACCCGTTCCATCGTCCTTGACCTGGAGGAGAACGGCTACGTCTATCCTAAAAACATCAGCATAGCATACTGCCCCAAATGTGCCAGAGGGCTGCCTGACCGCTACGTCGAAGGCATATGCCCGTACTGCGGCCAGACCGCCAGGGGCGACGAATGCGATATCGGCTGCCAGCGCCATCTGGAGCCCGGAGAGATCAAGGATCCGAAATGCAGGGTATGCGGCTCAAATGCAGAAATGAGGACACAGGAGCATTTCTTCTTTAAGTTATCCGAGTTCGGGCAGTTCCTGACGGAGTATCTTGATACGCTGCACGCGACACCCAATGCAGTAAACTATGCGAAGGAATGGGCGAAAGACCTTAAAGACTGGTGCATAACCAGGAACCTTGAATGGGGTGTCAAATACCCCGGGCATGATGAGCTTGTCGTATACGTGTGGGTGGATGCTCCGATAGGGTATATCGCCTTCACCGAGGAATATATGAGATCGGCGGGCAGGAACTGGGAGGAGATCTGGAAAGGCGACTCCCGTATCATACATTTCATAGGCGGGGACATAATCTACCACCACTGCATATTCTGGCCCGCGATGCTAAAGGGGGCGAACTACACTCTTCCGTGGGGTGTTGTCGCTTCGGGAATGATCAAGGTCAACGATAAAAAATTCTCTAAGAGCAGAGGCTACATAGTATGGGTCCAGGACGACTATCTCGCACACGGTTTCCATCCCGACCTTCTCAGGTACTATATCCTTAGCTACACGTCCCATACCAAAGACATAAACTTCTCCTGGAAAGAGTTCCAGATGAAGGTCAATAAAGAGCTTGTAGGAAGCTTCGGCAATTTCGTGAACAGGGTGCTCACGTTCATCGAGTCTAAGAACGTCGACATCAAGGGAGAGATAGAGCCGGGCGTCATGGACGCTATAAAGATCGCAGCGGATGTGACAAAGTCAGAGCTGGATAACTACGAGTTCAAGAAGATCTGCGACTCGATAATCACTCTGGCGGACTTTGGAAATACCTATTTCCAGAGCCATGAGCCCTGGAAACTCATAAAAGAGGATCCCGCGGCTTGCGAGGCAGTACTGTATAACTGTATGCAGATAGTAAAGGCACTGGCTATACTTGCAGAGCCGACCATACCTGAAAAGGCAGAAGAGATATGGACGATGATCGGCTATGAGAAAGGCTCGCTGGTCAACGCTACGATCGACGATGCTTTAGTTCCGTATGATGCCGGCTTAAAGAGAGGCAAGCCTGCCATTCTGTTCTCAAAACTGGAGGATAAAAAGATAGCGGAGATGGAAAAAATACTCGAGGACAGGGTCAGGGCGGCGGACGCGAAAGGCGCAGGCAAGAAGGCCGAAGAGGAGCAGAAGCCGGAGATCATAACCATCGACGATTTCGCGAAGATGGACCTTAGAGTGGGTAAGATATTAGCGAGCGAGCGTGTCAAGGGAAGCAAAAAGCTCTTGAAGAACATGGTCGACCTCGGTGAGCCTCAGCCCCGCCAGATACTGTCGGGAATAGCAGAACAGTACACGCCGGAAGAGATGGTCGGCAAGACCGTGATAGTCATCGCCAACCTGAAGCCTGCAAAGATCATGGGCATTGAATCGAATGGCATGATACTCGCGGCTGATTCCCATGGCGCGACTCTGCTTGTGCCGGAGAAGTCTTCAGAGCCGGGCGCTAAAGTAAGGTAA
- the ablB gene encoding putative beta-lysine N-acetyltransferase has translation MSDTVTTIGKSVIQHGHYNDRIYLMKLSFEDIPDIIPVLDGLARNNGYTKIFAKVVGLAINRFLKNGYVVEARIPKFYNGREDGYFLAKYLDPGRARLSGDPAIKSSLSTALKVACEARPRSLDPGYTFGLAEPSDADDIAGIYKKVFETYPFPVFDPSYILRTMQENFKYFCIREKGKPVAVSSSEMDIKLKNVEMTDFATLPEHRGKGLSTYLLGAMEDDMRKMSMKVAYTIARAVSGPMNCTFSRSGYRYGGTLINNTNICGSFESMNVWYKSL, from the coding sequence ATGAGTGATACTGTTACGACGATAGGTAAGAGCGTCATACAACACGGCCATTATAATGACCGTATATATCTGATGAAGCTTTCATTTGAAGACATTCCTGATATAATACCCGTACTGGACGGGCTCGCAAGAAATAACGGCTATACGAAGATATTCGCAAAGGTGGTAGGTCTTGCCATTAATAGATTTTTGAAGAACGGATATGTCGTCGAGGCCAGGATACCTAAATTTTACAATGGCAGGGAAGACGGATATTTTCTCGCCAAATATCTGGATCCAGGCAGAGCAAGGCTTTCCGGGGATCCTGCCATAAAATCTTCACTGTCGACGGCTTTAAAGGTCGCTTGTGAAGCCAGGCCCCGTTCGCTGGACCCCGGCTATACATTCGGACTGGCGGAGCCCTCCGATGCTGACGACATTGCCGGGATCTATAAAAAAGTGTTCGAGACTTATCCCTTCCCTGTATTCGATCCTTCCTATATTCTAAGGACAATGCAGGAGAATTTTAAGTATTTCTGTATAAGGGAGAAAGGTAAGCCTGTCGCAGTATCTTCTTCAGAGATGGACATTAAGCTAAAGAACGTGGAAATGACTGATTTTGCGACACTGCCGGAGCACAGGGGAAAAGGGCTCTCCACATATCTTCTCGGAGCGATGGAAGATGACATGCGAAAAATGAGTATGAAAGTGGCTTACACTATAGCCCGTGCCGTATCGGGGCCCATGAACTGCACCTTCTCAAGGTCAGGATATAGGTATGGCGGGACCTTGATCAACAATACTAATATATGCGGCTCATTCGAAAGCATGAACGTCTGGTATAAATCATTATAA
- a CDS encoding DUF192 domain-containing protein gives MKNSLKVIVIAFIGIIILIMAFQFVSYGWESVTPNAVVYTSDNKPVKISLEVADTHEKRMEGLMNRTYLDSDSGMIFVFDYPAKHAFWMKNTLIPLDMIYINDDGTVVDIKYKAVPFDTTPLEPCDECICVIEVNGGFCEEHGIKIGDKVKLILD, from the coding sequence ATGAAAAACTCTCTGAAAGTGATAGTTATCGCTTTTATTGGAATTATTATATTGATAATGGCGTTTCAGTTCGTCTCATATGGATGGGAGTCCGTCACTCCTAATGCCGTAGTATACACTTCGGATAATAAGCCTGTTAAAATAAGCCTGGAAGTTGCCGACACTCACGAGAAAAGGATGGAAGGGCTGATGAATCGTACTTACCTGGATAGCGATTCCGGGATGATATTCGTTTTTGACTATCCTGCAAAGCACGCCTTCTGGATGAAAAACACCTTGATCCCGCTTGATATGATCTATATTAACGATGACGGGACCGTTGTAGATATAAAATATAAGGCAGTACCCTTTGATACTACACCGCTGGAGCCATGTGATGAATGTATATGTGTGATAGAGGTCAATGGCGGTTTTTGCGAGGAACACGGGATAAAGATAGGGGATAAAGTGAAACTAATCCTTGACTGA